In Arthrobacter sp. PAMC25284, a single genomic region encodes these proteins:
- a CDS encoding ABC-F family ATP-binding cassette domain-containing protein — translation MTATLVAKDLSGGHDHRTLFSKLSLTVAPGDVVGVVGANGAGKSTLLRLLAGVDAPQEGTVSLAPSDAFVGWLPQEHDRVHGESVAGYIARRTGCAQATAEMEATAEALGSGAAGSDDAYSLAFDRWMASGAADLEERIPPVLADLGLEIGPDAHMTGLSGGQAARAALAALLLSRFDIVLLDEPTNDLDLNGLARLEAFVQGLRGGVVLVSHDREFLARCVTTIVELDLAQNSVAVYDGGYEAFLEERAVARRHARERYEDFASTKADLVSRARTQREWSSQGVRNAMKKSPDNDKIRRAASTESSEKQAQKVRQMESRIARLDVVEEPRKEWQLQFSIGTAPRSSAVVATLRDAVVRQGDFTLGPVNLQLNAGERIGITGPNGAGKSTLLRLLLGVQAPDAGDASMGASVAVGEIDQARGLLAGHLMLGDAVEAVLTEQTPAEVRTLLAKFGLKADHTGRSVDSLSPGERTRAALALLQARGVNLLVLDEPTNHLDLPAIEQLEEALEGYDGALLLVTHDRRLLENVRLDVRWNVENGIVTELAGGAGASSAGGHATKGNKK, via the coding sequence ATGACTGCAACCCTTGTTGCCAAAGATCTTTCCGGTGGCCACGACCACCGCACACTCTTCTCCAAGCTCTCCCTGACCGTCGCCCCCGGCGACGTCGTGGGAGTGGTGGGTGCCAACGGCGCCGGAAAATCCACCCTGCTGCGACTCCTGGCCGGCGTCGACGCCCCGCAGGAGGGCACCGTCAGCCTCGCCCCGTCAGACGCCTTCGTCGGCTGGCTGCCGCAGGAACACGATCGGGTCCACGGCGAGAGCGTCGCCGGCTACATCGCCCGCCGGACCGGCTGCGCCCAGGCCACCGCGGAGATGGAAGCCACGGCCGAGGCGCTGGGATCCGGTGCCGCCGGCTCCGACGATGCCTACTCCTTGGCGTTCGACCGCTGGATGGCCTCCGGCGCCGCGGACCTTGAAGAGCGGATTCCGCCGGTTCTGGCCGACCTCGGCCTGGAAATCGGTCCGGACGCGCACATGACGGGGCTTTCCGGTGGGCAGGCGGCCCGTGCCGCGCTCGCGGCGCTGCTGCTGAGCCGCTTCGACATCGTCCTGCTGGACGAGCCAACGAACGATCTGGACCTGAACGGGCTCGCCCGGCTCGAGGCGTTCGTTCAGGGCCTGCGCGGCGGCGTGGTCCTGGTCTCGCATGACCGGGAGTTCCTGGCCCGCTGCGTGACCACCATTGTGGAGCTCGACCTCGCACAGAACTCCGTGGCCGTGTACGACGGCGGCTACGAGGCCTTCCTCGAGGAACGCGCCGTCGCCCGGCGCCACGCCCGCGAGCGGTACGAAGACTTCGCGTCCACCAAGGCGGACCTTGTCTCGCGCGCCCGCACCCAGCGCGAATGGAGTTCCCAGGGGGTGCGGAACGCTATGAAGAAGAGCCCGGACAATGACAAGATCCGCCGGGCCGCGAGCACCGAGTCTTCGGAAAAACAAGCCCAAAAGGTCCGCCAGATGGAATCCCGGATCGCGCGCCTGGACGTCGTCGAGGAACCCCGCAAGGAATGGCAACTCCAATTCAGCATCGGCACGGCGCCGCGCTCCAGCGCCGTCGTCGCCACCCTCCGCGACGCCGTCGTCCGCCAAGGCGATTTCACCCTCGGGCCGGTAAACCTCCAGCTCAACGCGGGTGAGCGGATTGGCATCACCGGCCCCAACGGTGCCGGCAAATCGACCCTGCTGCGGCTCCTGCTCGGTGTGCAGGCGCCCGACGCGGGGGACGCCTCCATGGGCGCTTCGGTGGCAGTCGGGGAAATCGACCAGGCCCGCGGACTGCTGGCCGGGCACCTGATGCTCGGGGACGCCGTCGAAGCCGTGCTGACGGAGCAGACACCGGCCGAAGTGCGGACCCTGCTGGCCAAATTCGGCCTCAAAGCAGACCACACGGGCCGCTCGGTGGACTCCCTCTCCCCCGGAGAGCGGACCCGGGCCGCCCTGGCCCTGTTGCAGGCCCGCGGGGTTAACCTGCTGGTGCTCGACGAACCCACCAACCACCTGGACCTGCCCGCGATCGAACAGCTGGAGGAAGCCCTCGAGGGCTACGACGGCGCGCTGCTGCTCGTTACCCACGACCGCCGTCTCCTGGAAAATGTGCGGCTGGACGTGCGCTGGAACGTGGAGAACGGCATCGTGACCGAACTCGCCGGCGGCGCCGGTGCGTCATCAGCCGGCGGACACGCCACGAAAGGCAACAAAAAATGA
- a CDS encoding ABC transporter ATP-binding protein, whose protein sequence is MSMDRVAWSSLYNITRASSGSKPFSKETLKRVFGFARPYRTRLIAFVLLSIVMAVLAVATPVLAGQVVDEIIASSAPSVVIWLAVLIAIVAVAEAGIGLVTRWMSSTIGEGVIVDLRTKVFDHVQKMPIAFFTRTRTGALVSRLNNDVIGAQSAFAGTLSGVVSNVVALALTLVVMLDKSWLVTVLSMVLLPIFLIPARRMGSKLADLRREAAEHNAAMGTQMTERFSAPGATLVKLFGRPDEESREFAVRAGRVRDIGVRTAMLQFTFVTALTLVSALALALVYGLGGVLALSGQLAAGDVVVLALLLTRLYAPLTALSNARVEIMSALVSFERVFEILDLKPLIAQKPDAVTSPAGPLAVEFDDVRFAYPAADKVSLASLEDVSTLDTRGGEEVLHGLSFRVEPGQTVALVGSSGAGKSTIAQLISRLYDVDSGAVRFGGTGPGTGVDVRDLTFDSMRETLGMVTQDGHLFHESIASNLRLARPGATAEQMWDVLRQARLEEMIRSLPDGLDTVVGERGYRLSGGERQRLTIARLLIAGPRVVILDEATAALDSTNEAAVQEALGAALEGRTAVVIAHRLSTIRAADAILVVEDGAIVERGTHNELLAADGRYAELYRTQFAEASAVAEEAVPEL, encoded by the coding sequence ATGAGCATGGACCGGGTCGCCTGGAGCTCCCTGTACAACATCACCCGCGCCTCCAGCGGTTCCAAACCGTTCTCGAAGGAGACCCTCAAGCGGGTGTTTGGCTTCGCCCGGCCGTACCGCACCCGGCTGATCGCCTTTGTGCTGCTCTCGATCGTGATGGCCGTCCTGGCCGTGGCGACCCCGGTTCTCGCCGGCCAGGTAGTCGATGAGATCATCGCCAGTTCCGCCCCGAGCGTCGTGATCTGGCTGGCCGTGCTGATTGCCATCGTGGCCGTCGCCGAAGCCGGGATCGGCCTCGTCACCCGGTGGATGTCCTCCACCATCGGCGAAGGCGTGATCGTTGACCTGCGCACCAAGGTCTTCGACCATGTCCAGAAAATGCCGATCGCCTTCTTTACCCGCACCCGGACCGGTGCGCTGGTCAGCCGGCTGAACAACGACGTCATCGGCGCCCAGTCGGCGTTCGCGGGAACGCTCTCCGGGGTGGTCAGCAACGTCGTGGCGCTGGCGCTGACCCTCGTGGTGATGCTCGACAAGTCCTGGCTCGTCACCGTGCTCTCCATGGTCCTGCTGCCGATCTTCCTGATTCCAGCCCGCCGGATGGGCTCGAAACTCGCCGATCTGCGCCGCGAAGCCGCCGAACACAACGCCGCTATGGGCACCCAGATGACCGAGCGTTTCTCCGCCCCCGGCGCCACCCTGGTGAAACTTTTCGGCCGCCCGGACGAGGAGTCCCGGGAGTTCGCTGTGCGGGCCGGCAGGGTCCGGGACATCGGCGTGCGCACCGCGATGCTGCAGTTCACTTTCGTCACGGCTCTGACGCTCGTCTCCGCACTGGCCCTCGCCCTGGTCTACGGCCTCGGCGGGGTGCTGGCTCTCTCCGGGCAGCTCGCGGCGGGCGACGTCGTTGTCCTGGCGCTGCTGCTCACCCGTCTCTATGCACCGCTTACGGCGCTCTCCAACGCCCGCGTCGAGATTATGAGCGCGCTCGTCAGCTTCGAACGGGTCTTTGAAATCCTCGACCTCAAACCTCTCATTGCCCAGAAGCCCGACGCCGTCACTTCCCCGGCCGGCCCGCTCGCGGTGGAGTTCGACGATGTCCGCTTCGCCTACCCGGCAGCGGACAAGGTCTCGCTCGCCTCGCTGGAGGACGTCTCCACCCTCGACACCCGTGGCGGTGAAGAAGTTCTCCACGGCCTCAGCTTCCGGGTCGAGCCCGGCCAGACGGTGGCCCTCGTGGGCTCATCCGGCGCCGGCAAGTCCACAATTGCCCAGTTGATTTCGCGGCTGTACGACGTCGATTCAGGTGCCGTCCGGTTCGGTGGAACCGGGCCGGGCACCGGCGTTGACGTCCGTGACCTCACGTTCGATTCGATGCGGGAAACCCTTGGGATGGTGACCCAGGACGGGCACCTGTTCCACGAGAGCATCGCCTCCAACCTGCGTCTGGCCCGCCCCGGTGCCACTGCGGAGCAGATGTGGGACGTGCTGCGGCAGGCCCGGCTCGAAGAGATGATCCGGTCCCTGCCGGACGGACTGGACACAGTCGTGGGGGAGCGCGGCTACCGGCTCTCCGGCGGCGAACGCCAGCGGCTCACCATCGCCAGGCTGCTCATCGCCGGACCGCGCGTCGTGATCCTCGATGAGGCGACGGCGGCCCTGGACTCCACCAATGAAGCGGCAGTGCAGGAGGCCCTTGGCGCCGCGCTCGAGGGCCGCACCGCCGTCGTGATCGCCCACCGGCTCTCCACGATCCGTGCAGCCGACGCCATCCTGGTGGTGGAGGACGGAGCGATTGTCGAACGCGGCACGCACAACGAACTCCTGGCCGCCGACGGACGCTATGCCGAGCTGTACCGGACCCAGTTCGCCGAGGCCAGTGCCGTGGCTGAGGAAGCCGTGCCGGAGTTGTAG